Within Desulfolithobacter dissulfuricans, the genomic segment CGCCATATCCGCGAAGAGGACTGCCTGGCCCGTTTCGGCGGGGAGGAATTTGTCATTCTGGCCCCGGACATGAGCGAGGACAATGCCGTGCAGCAGGCGGAAAGAATCCGTCTTGCCGTTGAAAAGGCTCCCCTGTCGGCCACCGGCCTGGATAAGCCGATTCACATAACCATCAGTATCGGCATTGCCATCTATCCCAACCACGCCAGCAATGAAAATGAGCTGATCTCCAGGGCAGACACCGCCCTCTATCAAGCCAAATCCCGGGGCAGAAACCGCACCGCCCTGTTTTCCAAAATCGCCTGAGTAAGCCGTTATTGCCCACCTGCAGGTCTTTGCTCATTTTCGAGCTCCCCAGATTCTGCCGGAGATGGCGGAGCTGCCGGAAAGCGAGGCCCAGGATGTCTATCGTATGGTGGATATTTTATTACGCCGGTGGGCTGGCGCCTGGTACGTTCTCGGGCTGCCGTGGCGCCGTAAGATGGGCGCTGTCGGAAGGAGAGAAGGCCGGGGAGGATGACCCTCCCCGGCAGCGGGCTCAGCGTTCCTGGAGACTGTTCATCTGTTCCATCATCCTGGTCCGGAGGTCAAGCATGTCCTTTTCTATGGCTGCCAGATCCTGGGGCTTGGTGTCCGGTTTGCGCAGGGCCTCCATGTACTCGAACCGTTTTTCCATCATCTGCTTGCGCAGATCCACGGTCTGATCAAGAAATTTCTGTTGCAGGCCACCCATCATTCCCGGGCCCATCATGCCCATCATACCGCCCCCCATCATCGGGTTGCAGCCCATACCCATGCCGCCCCTGTGCCACTGGCCGCCCATCATTCCCGGGACCATCATGCCGGGACCCATCCCCATCATGGTTCGCTGGGCAAGCGGCTGGCCCGATCCACTGTTGTGGTCAGTGTTGTGGAAAGGCTGGGCCAGAGCGGTGGTGGCAGCGAGGCCGAGGGCGAGGATACTGGTGATCACGGTTTTTTTTGTTACTTTTTTCATAAGATATCTCCTGTAGTTGTTACCCTTTGCGGGTCTGATGTGATGTGGACGACGAACCCTGTGTCCGTCGCCTGGTACGGCTATACTCCCAGCATGATTCACACAGTCCAGTTGTGGTGCAGGTACTGGCCGGGATACGTACTCAGCCAAGTTCCGACTTCATACGCTGGTATTGTTCCTCATTGATTTCTCCCCTGGCATAACGGTCCTTCAGGGTCTCAAGGCTGCTTGGCCTGTGGTTGCAGGTACCGCCTGCCAGGGCCTGAAAGAGTCGAAGGGCCAGGTAGATGATCAGGCCCCAGAACAGCAGGGTAATGACCCAGCCAAGCACCCCCGGGAAAAAGGCCCCCGGGCCGCACAGCCAGCTGCTGTAATGGGCCCCGCCGTTGCCGAAAAATCCTGCGTGCATCATGGTTCTGTTCTCCTGTGAATGAAGATTGTTTTTTCAATGTTGTTGCCTGGTCTACAGCAGGGAGTGTGCCGGTTTGGGGGTCGATCAGGTATTTTCTTGGTAACTATCGGAAATAAAAGGTTAATTATTTTTGACATATTCCTGGAGGGGGGCGGCTGACGACCCGGAGCGTCCTGATATGAGACAGTGGGATGCTGGACTGGAAGGCAACACTGTCCTGTTTCTGGACAGGTGCCCTCCGGTTACACCCCGGGAACCATGGGGATGAGTCCGGATCGAATCCTTTCAAATATAAGGTTCGGTGATTTCATTTGAATCAGGGGTTCCCGGCCAAAACCGCAGGTGGTTCCAGGTGGTACCGTCTTGGCTGGAGGAAGGGTATCTGGCGTAATTTCTTGACTGAATCGGCAGGAATTAATAAGAAGGAGGGACGGTTTCTCTTGCCGGAACAGGGAGGATATCTGAAAGTTTTCCCGGCCGGCGAAAAGGTTTCGGCCCTGGAGCCGGGACTGCAACGCAAACCAGAAGGAGAGCAAGACTATGAAGAAGTCCGTACAACTGCTTGCCGCGCTCTGCGGTGCCTCGCTGCTGGCCTTTGGAGCATGGAATGTCAGCGCCAAGACCCTTGTCTACTGTTCCGAGGGAAGTCCGGAGGGGTTCAACCCGGCTTTCTACACCTCGGGAACCACCTTTGATGCCTCGTCCCGGCCGATCTTCAACCGGCTGGTAGAGTTCAAGCGTGGCTCCACTGTCATCCGTCCAGCCCTGGCCGAGAGCTGGGAGGTGTCCGAGGACGGCCTGGTC encodes:
- a CDS encoding SHOCT domain-containing protein, translating into MMHAGFFGNGGAHYSSWLCGPGAFFPGVLGWVITLLFWGLIIYLALRLFQALAGGTCNHRPSSLETLKDRYARGEINEEQYQRMKSELG